The DNA window TCCAACAATTTTAGTAGTATTTGTGACAGGTCTTCTGCTCATTAGCCTGCACCTTGTCACGATAGGCTTGTCTGTAGCACGGGATGCTCTTGCCAAACGCATAATACGGCACCCCGTCACTGTAGATTTAGACGAGAATGGTGATCTTCGCTCACGGACCTCGAATTCGTGATAGTTTTCggccattaaaatatatacctacactgACCATAATCGCCCATTCATTATATCATAGATCTCATCAAGAACACAAATTATATTAGTGGAGTACCGAGTATCAGTTTGCTTAGTAGCGTAACACTTCGTTTccacacttaaaaaaaactggactttctttctttcttttttcttagTTCAACGATTAAGCGTACTTAATCGTTGAActaagaaaaaagaaagaaagaaagtccAGTTTTTACGTACTATTATTTCTTGTCGGCATCTCCTGTGACCAATTTATGCCCGTTAAAACCTACAAAGATGGTCATCCTTCCATTTCCTGTCTTGTCAACGTTGCTTAACCAGCTCAATTGACTGATATTTGGTCTGCTGCAGAGCTAGTCATCTCTCAATAACTTGCAGTATTTTTGTGATAGGAAATGAAAAGAATGTCAGATAGAACCATTAGTTGTTGTCAGGGGTGCTGATTGGATGTTTCAAACGATGAATGATTGAAGCTCATAAAGTTATATCGTACTCGCACATCTTAGTCGATCATAAAGTAACCAGATCAGTATCTTTACTATCTTTACTATAAACCGTTTGTTTGTTGGTCGGGAAGTATCAGTAGGTACATTTAAAATTCCGCTTTTATTGAGGAGTGTGTAGACTACGCTACGACTTGTAGCTGATGCTAATGAAATCGCATAGCTATCCCGTTATAGAAGTTTCTATTAATTTGGTAAAGATATAATAAtcgaattgttttttatttctgttattcTAGTAACAAATGATTAcctaaaaataaagtcaaatcATTTACTATTTGTATTTTCACTATACAGCTCCTTAAAAACCTAAAGTTCGTACCTGAAACTATCGGATAGTCTGAAATAATTTCATATCCGTGACCGTGTCTTACAATCATGGACTCACAGgctattaaaatgtatttataaattttaaaatgcatataaaaatttttggaaccgacaggatttgaacctgcggctctgtggcaatcgcggcctgagcgctttctccaattaagctacggctctcaaattgataattcctccaagtgtaggtaaaaacactaataaaaattataaaaatattaaaatgtaattaaacgaaattggaaataattattacctactGTACAATTCTGGTTAATATAGTCTCGATAGTGGATGATTAaccgaaaaatattttctaattagATATCGATCAAAAACCTATAACAGTAGGCTATGCACAAGATTTTCTCGATCGCAAGGAGTCgatttcgagtatggaaataatgGACCAtgtaaaatggattttattgtaatgttttagAGCTCAAATTTGCGTGCAATTCTTAAACttgggcttttgacagaacgtttgtaaaacaaaaatcaggagtacaggatttgcgattGTATCACGATTTTCATTGAGTCCATTTTAGTGTGACGATACAGAGTCTGAAATGCGaaattgcgagcgagcaaatcttgtactaaggcttcaGTCTATCGAGTGCTATACgtcaataattatatgtttacgtAATATATGTAGCATATTTGGTACAATTTTACGCAActcctttaaaaataaatcaaaaaacacATATACCGGATAAGATTCGGAACCGTTAACTAGATTACAATTTGGCATTGATAAGAATATTGAGTCACAAGATAATGCAATACTAGGTGATACGTTAACTGATAACCCCTTATCCAGGTGTTGATGTTAGTATGCCAGTAGTAACCATGAGTGccatcataaaatattttaagcaagAATGCAAGTTGCTTATGCTAGGTTTGGAGCATCCGAAACCTTCGGATTTTTATACAAGCGTTTGGCAAAACACGCGTTCCTCGGTCCCACTTTTAATATGGAGAGTGTTACTTTTCTTAACATCAGTGGGGATTGTAATTACCTCATTTTCTTTTTACATTATAAGCCCATTTTCTGCGGgttattggtttatttatttaacacactgGGGCCTGTCATTGATGATTGCATCCACTGGGTTTGCAGTTGCAACTTCCGCACGTGTTTATCTCTATGGACCAATCAGTAAGtgattttaatcattttctCTAATGTTGTATTCTATATcatttaaatcttattgatCATACGTAGTATACGAGTATTTAATGTGTTGAAGGTGCCTAAACACTTCATGTGAACAAttgtattaaatcaaaacagtaaataatgaacttacataaaaatattttctgtttatctcttcaaagaatttttaaagaaaagatGCTGCATTTCTTTCCACCGCTGAGGCGCTAGGacgaaaataaaaagaacactGTATAGAAAGATTATGTATctaatactttttgttaaagGTGTTACATTGGTACAAATTTGTTAGTAGTATATTACTGACGCCtccaaaaatatatgtatactttttaatatacatgattgatgctatatatttttaacaggcGCTGACTTAAATCTGCCTTGGTACGTGAAAACTTTCTGGGTGCTTCATAACGTTTCCGTTCCTGTTGCCTTCCTCATCACTGTGTTCTACTGGACCTTACTATATAATGgtaaattatattgaaatcctttttttttaattaaagtccctagtatttattttaagtttggaAGCCATACTTAACagcataagttttatttaatttcaaaaaactaCAAGCAAGCGTAACTATAATATTCATCTTACTACTGTAAAAaaggctgattggcgcagtttgcagcgaccctgcttcctgagtccaagtccgtgggttcgttttccaaaactagaaaatgtttgtgtgatgagcatgaatgtttttcagtgtctgggtgtttattatataataagtatttttgtatatgattcataaaaatgtgtgcgttgtcgtaggatataagttattattattattattattataaaaaaggcaGGCCTCAAATATAAAAACTGcgtactataattatttataataaactccAAAGAACTCCAAAGATCCCCTTAGGTCCCGTTGGACTAAACCTAGCTTTACCATAATTttgtatcaattttatttaaaacagccgATTGGAATTTTTGTCTATATAATTAATCTCTAATAATGACGACACACAAAGATCCCCGGATCGGGCCAATCAATAGtgttgggtttttctatcaagaaattcttggtaccagcccggagtttggaaaaTGGCGGTGATTCACACGTGCCTCGAAAAGGACGTTAGGCTGTTTGTCCCGTGCCCATCTCTTTCTGGTTGTGTCGGAGCTGCCTATcggattgtgattgtgattgtgaagaAATGGAGTGTGCACCTGTATATGCGCACACGCTTGTGCACTGTAATAAGTATCTCCCGCGTTTTTAAAAATCTCTCTGTAGACTGACTACCGTGCCCAAAGACGCTCAGGGAGACTGTTGTTGTGTTTAGGTCTAGATTCTAGAAGCATTTTTTTCAGGCATTCGTAAAAAGATTATGGGACCTTgttgcatatatatttttaatgtcatATTGCATCTTTCAGTTGATTTCCAAGAAGAGATGGACCGTGGCTTGGACATAGCGGTGCATGCAGTAAACACGCTCATAATGATGCTAATGCTAATGAGCTCGTCCCACCCCACTCGTTTCCTACACATGATTCATCCTTTCCTCTTTGCCCTCACTTACGTGGTCTTCAGCGCTGTTTATTACCTCGCCGGGGGGATAAATCCGTAAGTACATAACTATGAACTAACAAACATTGGTCAGGCGttgtaaagcggtgatagcctagtggttaggacttcggctactatataaaaataaagtaatagattgtaaaaactaatatatataacatgcaaaaaattactaaaataaaagtaaatatatactattaaaAGTTATGTATTCTATGAAGAGATGCCTCTTATATTAAGTTCCACACGCCACGATCCTGTACGTCTTGTATCCAGCAGCTCCCTGTGTCACGTTGGATGTAGTCTATCTACCTTATgaggggtctaccaacgctgcgttttacGGTGTGAAGTCGACACATGCATTTAGTAAACTGCACCTATATTGGATCGATAGCTATgttcttttacgcctttggttgcctgcgGAAGATCGCTATGTGGTGATAatgccacagaattaagataaTACAGAACGCTCattcattattgcatgcagtgcattgtctCCAAATACAGTGAACACGTCTCGTTTCGTGGAATGATGCTAGTTCACAATTTTTCCCTATTTTAAGGTAAACGTTTGGAACATTAGAGACGAAATAATTACTGTCGACTGATAAATGGAAGtgacttaattatttttcaaaaaacactactaaagtggagtggttttgatgcttcaatagtagtcgtgtacacggtttctgtattttcttaattctgtggtcatCCACAGAATACAGGCCACCAAATTTGACCCTATATCTAACAAGTTCTATGTATTCCCTTTTTCTGctatttttggtgtacaataaaagtgtattgtattgtatcaGCCTCCAGATTCAAATCTACGGAACTTCCGCAATaggattattataaaaaacaaaggtcTAGGCTTTCTTTGTTAATAGTTAGCTATACAGCTATACAAGAACATCAGAACAACAGTTTCAATCGTAATAGAATACGATAAGATGTCCTTGTGGTTTTAATCACGATCAGACGTTTATATTTGCATGAAACGCTCACATGCAATGCCGGTACCTCAGAATGCAGTATGCTaaaatattattgcaatttGTATAGACACGATGGACGTAGAACAATGGAGATTAAGTCGATCTATTTAGCGCATCACTACGATACTACTAAATGATATTTCCTCAAATACCTATTTCAACCATTGATCTAAGCGTTAGTTTGTTTAACTTAAATTTGGATGTGGATGGATTATTGAGATCGTGAATAATCCATCCACAGTAAATCAAGAATTCatgcaaagtaacgcttgcttctatttAATGAAATGGGCTTAATTTAAACTCTTCTATTTCAGACTGGGAGACCCGTGGATATATCCAGTAGTAAACTGGAGCGACCCTGGCCCCACCATTTTAGTGGTGTTTGTGACAGGCCTGCTCCTAGTGAGCCTGCACTTCATCACGATCGGCCTGTCTGCAGCCCGGGATGCTCTTGCTAACCGCATCATACGCCCGTCCGTCACTGTCCATTTAGACGAGAATGTGGCTCTACGCACGCAGACCGCAAATACGTGATAGAATTCGccttataaaaaaaccaacgtATAAGCCAATGTACTTACACTGATCATGTCCAGCCCTTCAGTATTTTTGTTCATAACGGGGACACAAGATATTAGTGgaatatgtaggtacctagtATTTGTTTGCTCAATTCGGCAACACGTTGTTTGCAtactagaataaataataaatgtttggtAATTTATCACAATACTGGTGCTTATTACCAACGATTACGAGTCACGCAAAATTAAGGTAAGGACGGGCGTGAAAACAAAAGCAATCTTATACGTACGTTACTTATGAAAATGTGTAtggttgtcctaatcctaactgatattataaatgcttgttacactttcacgcctAAGCTTTTCAATCAGTCTTCAAGTGCACATAAATAAAGCAAGCATTTTGGAGATAATCAAAGGATTTTTTTCTCGTGAAAACAAACAGTTACCGCgggattttgataaaatgatAATGAGCAAACGAGGTCGCAGGCAGTtagtcttataaataaaatttgtaaaactgTCCACAATATTAGGTAAAtccttaatttaaaactttacatgGACGCCttctaaagtaattatttataggcCTTACTGGGCCTTGATACGAAAAAACTAACAGTGTGcttattaaaagcaaaaatgttGTATAGTTTTTTCAAGGGTGTATTATAGTAGTGTAGTTTAGTTTCTAggctattttaattttgtaataaaaatcgaAACAAAATGTACGACTTTCATTCATTCTTACTACTAGCACTTACCAGTAACTAATAATAGTATCATAGTAGGAACCTACCTCTACCTATATAGCATAGTGTTTATTTCAGATAAAGGAGGTTCATGCACGTAAAATCACCAAGGCAAGAAAGTGACCGCTGACTAACGAGGATGTAGTTTGTACATCTTTTGGTTGGTCTTGTTACATTTTGATCCCATCATATCTAACGTAAAACTAGCTGCCTGTCTGCAGTTAGTATGAAAATGTGAACAATTGGTTTCCTACTTAGCTTTTAATACTTTGTGTCCCCATTATCGCGTAATTTGACCTTAATCCTACCCTAAAACCACTGAAAAGGGTAAGGGAGAAGAaagatgataatttttaaaatgaaccaGATAGCGCACTTTATTCAAACTCTTTAGGACTTCCTCTCTCATTCTCTCATTCTCCCTTAACCTTcagtaaagcggtgatagcccagtgggtaggccttcggcttcattttcggggggctgagtgcGGATCCCAACCTCTAacatttcgaagttatgtgcgttttaaacaattaaaatatcacttgcttgaaaaATTGGCATGGTATCTTCATTCCCCTGAGGAAGATGATACAACTCTGCCTCGGGGCAATGAAGATACAAACAGATGTGCATGAAATGTCTTGCATGACTTCACGTCATCCATGTCAAGCAAGTCACTTTttgacttttaataaaattcaaattataaaatatcttagtataaaacataattagagcttatttattatacctaattAAGTAGGCACCTACCTAGAAGTTACGGATCACAAAGTGGAccgttttttattcattttttagttAGGTATTTAAGAATGTACTTACGTGAATATTTGTAAGTTATTACTGAATTTTATATCCATTTAACAGGTCAGTGCGAAATTGGTTAGTAAGGTTAGGCAAGGTTCCTTGCTGGCTGGATGATTCCTAGCATGGCTGAAACTTAGCTCAAGTCTATAAATCTATTAGGGAGCTGCATCCTGGCCATACCCCTTTCATTTAGATCAAGGTACCAATTCATCAAATAGATTTCTGTAGCCAAAGTCACGCTTTAAACGAACTAATTACAACGGTATACCTACGGTTTTAATAGACCTTATTCTGAAAGTTGCATGGTAGCGAATTATTAGCTAACAAGTGCATATTAATTAATCTAATAGGCTTTTGATATGGGCCAATTAATGTTTAACCTTATTTTCATTACGTCTATGTTACTATAACATCATTAATTGAACCAATTCATATTATCAGCTACTTGTAAACTAAGCGGAATATCCGACCGTAACAAGTCATCTTTCTCATTGGAAACTTCGTTGGCGTGGGGATAAGATTATAGACCAACCACATTGTTCCAATACTGGTTGGCGGACTATTAAACCACAATCAAACCGATGCTTAGTGACGCCCGATGTCTAGTTTCgtaactatgggcctcaaaagccattttttttaattcgagcTGGTTCCTACTGAGGATTTCTTGACGTAAAACAATGATTTTTTATTCCGCGGTAAGTTCCTAAGCTCTTGACGGCATTCTCACTCGGTGATAATGCTGTCTATGATACCGGGCTACCTTGTACCTGTCCGGGaatagtagttatattaaacacagaGAATAGAGATACCCCTAATCGCCAGCAGCCGATAgcatggtaactagccacagccgaagcccaCCGACCAGACAAATTAGGTAAAGTACAGGATAGTAGTAATTTCGTACATTTTCTTAATAAACTTTAAGTAACTTtaatatcaacaaaaaaaaaggaattggTACCTACACAAggatcaaaattttaataaacgatAATAATAAAGTAGCAGGTCCCCCAGTGTCCTAGTGTCCccattaaaataaaccaaatagCGCACTTTATTCAAACTCACAAAAATACTGACTTCTTCTCTctctctttattattattaaactctttatttgtataccacaacattaacatatttaaaatataacaaaaacagaaacatcgaaagaagcagtaatacaaaaggcggccttatcgcttaatagcgatctctgccaggcaaccttagaattaagaaaaaaagaagaggagaatagactgctggtggtacaaatattaaaatacatacatgcaaataactacatgctaatacataaactagtgtacacaaatagataaaaagtaaataatataataaataaataaatataaaaataaactaatatatataataacaactcttacataattaaatactttaacatacaataaatgagtaagtatatacatactattaaaagtcgttaacaatataatgggccttaactgctcttttaaatatcgccagtgatttggatcgtcgtatgctcaatggaagcgcattccacaattccacagctcgtacgctaaacgaacgcttataaaattttgtcctatgataaggcatacacagcgtcagcgcacggcacgatcttaaaccagctcaccaagaaaagtgaacttctcttttaaatacgagggagtatttagatgaaataacgcacagtacagaagagaaagtacatgcatatcccggcgacgacgaataggaagccacttgagtttttgtcgaaattcggaaacatggtcatatttgcgaaggccaaatatgaaccgaatagcaagattttgaagacgctcaagtttattaagctgatcctcggtcagattaagaaagcttgcatccgcataatcgagaatagatagaaagagagaatgtgctagcgtaactttggtcggaattggaagaaatgattgcagccttcgcaacgagctcattgccacaaacactttctgacttagctctttgacatgcactgtccatgacaattcccggtcgaggtatacaccaagatctttaacagagtcacaaaaaggaatagcgatgccattataaataacagaaggaatgctcagccaatcaaccctcgcgatcattcctgagc is part of the Pararge aegeria chromosome 2, ilParAegt1.1, whole genome shotgun sequence genome and encodes:
- the LOC120630762 gene encoding uncharacterized protein LOC120630762; the encoded protein is MNAIIKYFKQECTLYMLGLEHPNPSDFYISVWQKSRSTVPLLLWRALLLIISLAIIITSFSCYITSAFSVGYWFIYLTHWGLVLLVASTGFGVATSASVYFYGPLSADLKLPWYVKTFWVLHNVSVPVAFLITIFYWTVLYDADFQEEMDRRLNIAVHAVNTLIMLLMLLSSSHPTRFLHMIHPFLFALTYMVFGIIYYHAGGINQLGDRWIYAVVNWSEPGPTILVVFVTGLLLISLHLVTIGLSVARDALAKRIIRHPVTVDLDENGDLRSRTSNSYRSKTYNSRLCTRFSRSQGVDFEYGNNGPCVDVSMPVVTMSAIIKYFKQECKLLMLGLEHPKPSDFYTSVWQNTRSSVPLLIWRVLLFLTSVGIVITSFSFYIISPFSAGYWFIYLTHWGLSLMIASTGFAVATSARVYLYGPISADLNLPWYVKTFWVLHNVSVPVAFLITVFYWTLLYNVDFQEEMDRGLDIAVHAVNTLIMMLMLMSSSHPTRFLHMIHPFLFALTYVVFSAVYYLAGGINPLGDPWIYPVVNWSDPGPTILVVFVTGLLLVSLHFITIGLSAARDALANRIIRPSVTVHLDENVALRTQTANT